A stretch of Sulfurovum zhangzhouensis DNA encodes these proteins:
- a CDS encoding nucleotidyltransferase domain-containing protein encodes MQKSTLSTDLLNDELRFLIACCQSELNDDDITSILSTYPTLDPQNLITLAYSQGILPLVYKTLKKLFEEDLFHDEETLSLFKQHYMSIAQKNMLMSAELLRIMKLLEDSGIEALAFKGPTLAQQAYGDITMRRFGDLDILVGENEVFSTGKILSAHGYMPVSPIKILQNKTCLKVMNDLAFYDRSKGVFIEMHWRLFREKIGQHLDFSQISGTNCTVTINGHSIPTLSPEMQLVYLSLHGSKHAWERLEWICDIDRLLRVQTNIDWDKSFNIAKEMDTYTTLYLGLNLCYELLGTPLPKTIMPIIHTERILELTEETYNLLNNLPELEGYAKYRAIHRYQNTLLDTLGKKIRHFLSTNFTISQNDCQEFPLPSSLTFLYVFIKPFRVALKLFKSVRGPS; translated from the coding sequence ATGCAAAAGAGTACCCTGTCCACAGACCTTCTCAATGACGAGCTTCGTTTTCTTATCGCTTGCTGCCAAAGCGAGCTTAACGATGATGATATCACGTCCATATTGAGCACCTATCCTACACTCGATCCGCAGAACCTCATCACACTTGCTTATAGCCAAGGTATCCTACCACTTGTCTACAAAACTTTGAAAAAACTCTTCGAAGAGGATCTATTTCACGATGAAGAGACACTATCCCTATTCAAACAGCACTATATGTCTATCGCACAGAAAAATATGCTGATGAGTGCCGAACTGCTCCGTATCATGAAGCTGCTTGAAGATAGTGGTATTGAAGCGCTTGCATTCAAGGGACCAACTCTTGCGCAGCAAGCATATGGGGATATCACAATGCGACGGTTTGGAGATCTGGATATTCTAGTGGGTGAAAATGAAGTATTCTCCACAGGGAAGATCTTGTCAGCACATGGATATATGCCCGTATCCCCCATAAAAATACTTCAAAATAAAACCTGCCTAAAGGTAATGAATGATCTTGCATTTTATGATAGATCAAAAGGTGTTTTTATCGAAATGCACTGGAGGCTATTTAGAGAAAAGATCGGACAGCATCTAGATTTTAGTCAAATCAGCGGAACAAACTGTACAGTCACAATCAACGGTCATTCCATCCCTACACTTTCTCCGGAAATGCAGCTAGTCTACCTCTCTTTACACGGTTCAAAACATGCCTGGGAAAGATTGGAATGGATCTGTGATATCGATAGACTTCTTCGCGTACAGACCAACATCGATTGGGACAAGAGCTTTAACATTGCCAAAGAGATGGATACATATACAACACTTTATCTTGGTCTCAACCTATGTTATGAACTGCTAGGTACTCCACTGCCGAAGACCATCATGCCTATAATCCACACTGAACGTATCTTGGAACTGACAGAAGAAACATACAACCTTCTTAATAACCTGCCAGAGCTTGAGGGCTATGCAAAGTACCGCGCTATTCACCGTTACCAAAATACCCTGCTCGATACCTTGGGAAAAAAGATCAGACATTTCCTCTCAACCAATTTTACCATTTCACAAAATGACTGCCAGGAGTTTCCTCTTCCCTCATCACTGACCTTCCTCTATGTTTTCATCAAGCCCTTCAGAGTTGCTTTAAAACTCTTCAAATCGGTCCGTGGCCCTTCTTAG
- a CDS encoding glycosyltransferase family 4 protein — MNYQKSNKILIAIPCLLLGGTEYQTLSLIKSLKEGGYEVTVLCYFEYDERMVIYMQEAGVTVELMTPSGIRPKGLIATGLSLFGGFRKALKKFRPGIIHVQYMAPGSLAILFFKLFGVKHVVTTAHVPGHIYKRKWIPQFIAKYLTDAFICVSKSSEESFFHKKPELFSARLMKEGRKHFTIYNCVEIPEKANKIREKMDAPLIGIVSRLSREKGVDIILDALPLILKSYPTVKLLIVGDGAERDKLEQQAQKLGIKHAIEWAGLQPKENLEKYYRQMDVVVIPSRFEGFGLTAIEAMGYGIPVVASDVDGLREVLGDDAGMLFQQGKPSELAHSLITLLSDLILYEKVAMEGRQRVEKYFSCIIFKQKILDLYEMVGKGMKV, encoded by the coding sequence ATGAACTATCAAAAATCAAATAAAATCCTCATAGCTATACCTTGTCTTCTTTTAGGAGGTACTGAATATCAAACACTAAGTCTTATCAAGTCTTTAAAAGAGGGAGGATATGAGGTAACCGTATTGTGTTATTTTGAATATGACGAGCGCATGGTTATTTATATGCAAGAAGCCGGAGTAACGGTTGAACTGATGACGCCAAGTGGTATCCGTCCCAAAGGTTTGATTGCAACAGGATTATCGCTTTTTGGCGGTTTTAGAAAAGCGCTGAAAAAATTTAGACCTGGTATTATCCATGTTCAGTATATGGCTCCAGGTTCATTGGCAATTTTGTTTTTCAAGTTGTTTGGAGTAAAACATGTGGTTACTACAGCACACGTACCTGGACATATCTATAAAAGAAAGTGGATACCTCAGTTCATTGCAAAGTATTTAACCGATGCTTTCATCTGTGTTTCTAAGTCCTCTGAAGAATCTTTTTTTCACAAAAAACCCGAGTTGTTTTCTGCTAGGCTGATGAAAGAAGGTAGAAAACACTTTACTATCTATAATTGTGTTGAAATACCTGAGAAAGCAAATAAGATACGAGAGAAAATGGATGCCCCTTTGATTGGCATTGTTTCCAGACTTAGTCGGGAAAAGGGAGTTGATATTATACTAGATGCATTGCCTCTTATACTCAAGTCTTATCCTACCGTAAAGCTACTGATCGTAGGTGATGGTGCAGAGAGAGACAAATTGGAGCAGCAGGCTCAAAAGTTAGGCATTAAGCATGCTATAGAGTGGGCAGGACTACAGCCAAAAGAGAATTTGGAAAAGTATTATAGACAGATGGATGTTGTAGTCATTCCTTCTAGATTTGAAGGTTTTGGACTTACGGCAATCGAGGCTATGGGATATGGTATACCAGTTGTTGCCAGTGATGTAGATGGCTTGCGAGAAGTTTTAGGAGATGATGCTGGAATGCTTTTTCAACAGGGGAAACCTTCTGAACTAGCCCATTCCTTAATAACTTTACTTAGTGACTTAATACTCTATGAAAAAGTTGCAATGGAAGGCCGACAAAGGGTTGAAAAATATTTTTCCTGTATAATTTTCAAACAAAAAATATTGGACTTATATGAAATGGTAGGGAAGGGGATGAAAGTTTAG
- a CDS encoding glycosyltransferase yields the protein MKYAPIVLFTYNRLDELKQTIEALKNNKLASESELYIYSDAAKDKTDEQKVLKVRSYLKTIEGFNHLQVIERDENFGLARSVIEGVNEILERHGKVIVLEDDLITSKNFLCYMNSALEFYQDEEKVFSISGYTMPLKSLKKYDNDTYASVRPSSWGWATWNDRWKGIDWDIRDYESFIHDKKAIKDFNLGGADLSRMLKHYKQKKNNSWAIRWAYAMFKANKFCIYPKISKVQNIGFGLDATHCKGINIYSSPLDQTDSCDFKFINKIILDKQIADSFKYQFSYMNKFIKKISNKIHSFLG from the coding sequence ATGAAATACGCACCGATAGTGTTATTTACTTACAATCGTCTTGACGAGCTTAAGCAAACTATTGAAGCATTAAAAAACAATAAGCTTGCCAGTGAAAGTGAACTATACATTTATTCTGATGCGGCTAAAGATAAAACTGATGAACAGAAAGTACTAAAGGTTCGAAGCTATTTAAAAACAATAGAAGGCTTTAACCATCTACAGGTGATTGAACGTGATGAAAATTTTGGTCTTGCACGCTCTGTGATAGAAGGTGTTAATGAGATCCTTGAAAGACATGGGAAAGTGATTGTTTTAGAAGACGATCTCATTACCAGTAAGAATTTCCTGTGTTATATGAACAGTGCACTTGAATTTTATCAAGATGAAGAAAAGGTTTTTTCTATTTCTGGATATACCATGCCATTGAAAAGTTTGAAGAAGTATGATAACGATACCTATGCTTCCGTACGCCCTTCCTCTTGGGGATGGGCTACGTGGAATGATAGATGGAAAGGTATTGACTGGGATATACGTGATTATGAATCTTTTATTCACGATAAAAAAGCTATAAAAGACTTTAATCTTGGTGGAGCAGATCTGTCAAGAATGCTAAAACACTATAAGCAAAAAAAGAACAATTCATGGGCAATTCGCTGGGCTTATGCCATGTTCAAAGCTAATAAGTTTTGTATCTATCCGAAAATATCCAAGGTACAAAATATAGGTTTTGGGCTCGATGCGACACATTGTAAGGGTATAAACATTTACAGTTCTCCTTTAGATCAAACGGATAGCTGTGATTTTAAGTTTATAAATAAAATAATACTTGATAAACAAATAGCAGATAGTTTTAAGTATCAGTTTAGCTATATGAACAAGTTTATAAAAAAAATTTCTAATAAAATACATTCTTTTTTAGGATAA
- a CDS encoding acyltransferase family protein: MINNESKVQRNSIYDLLRFIGIVCIVIAHMGVPPALFQIRNFDVPFLVILSGIAYAEFSTLHYGSYIRYVKKRFYRLVVPTWIFLSLYYMSFYNIEQLNIKEIIFSFSLLRHEDIGVWIIRIFFSMALLAPVLYWLNSKLYSNRIFYLFIAFTFLFYVLIIVSAQMYLYGNVLTIFNVLFMYTIAYGLLYLYGIRINTFSRETIKKHFFVIAVVFLFYVVFYWLRDHTVYPTQNFKYPPEGYYLSYALMVSIALFYFAKFTHLFDKLSKNTFIAFIGSSTFWIYLWHWYILKLYNLYGIDLGYVLKFALIFISTVCIVYMQNQFLTYILTKMNLSEKIKKTLSTIFRG, translated from the coding sequence ATGATTAATAATGAAAGTAAAGTGCAAAGAAATTCAATATATGACCTATTAAGGTTTATAGGGATAGTATGTATTGTTATTGCTCATATGGGAGTTCCTCCTGCTTTATTTCAGATAAGAAATTTTGACGTTCCCTTTTTAGTGATACTTTCTGGTATTGCCTATGCTGAGTTTTCTACACTTCATTATGGATCATATATTAGATATGTGAAAAAAAGATTTTATAGACTAGTGGTTCCTACTTGGATATTCTTAAGTTTGTACTATATGTCTTTTTATAATATTGAACAATTAAACATCAAAGAGATTATTTTTTCTTTTTCTTTATTGAGACATGAGGATATTGGAGTTTGGATTATACGAATATTCTTTTCAATGGCTTTACTGGCTCCAGTACTTTATTGGCTGAATTCAAAACTATATAGTAATAGAATTTTTTATCTTTTTATCGCATTTACATTTTTGTTCTATGTTTTAATTATTGTAAGTGCTCAAATGTATTTATATGGGAATGTTTTGACCATATTTAATGTTTTGTTTATGTATACAATCGCTTACGGTTTATTGTATCTTTATGGTATACGAATAAATACATTTAGCAGAGAGACTATAAAAAAACATTTTTTTGTTATAGCGGTTGTATTTCTTTTTTATGTAGTTTTTTATTGGTTACGAGACCATACTGTTTATCCTACCCAAAACTTTAAATATCCCCCGGAAGGATATTATCTTTCCTATGCATTAATGGTTTCAATAGCTTTATTCTATTTTGCGAAATTTACTCATCTATTCGATAAATTGAGTAAAAATACTTTTATTGCTTTTATTGGCTCTTCGACTTTTTGGATCTATTTATGGCACTGGTATATTTTAAAGCTTTATAATCTTTATGGTATTGATTTAGGATATGTATTAAAGTTTGCGTTGATTTTTATTTCAACGGTTTGTATTGTCTATATGCAAAATCAATTTTTGACATACATATTGACAAAGATGAATTTATCGGAAAAGATAAAAAAAACTTTAAGTACGATTTTTCGAGGTTGA
- a CDS encoding O-antigen ligase family protein translates to MFAAINLLVFVFLTGYAFLLLISKPSYVKLSKTERVLLTGREKFLLLTLVTGMVMVGSFSSLRLMIWLSFMMFAFVIYRKSPHFNSLTIIYIIFLIWLGITMVWSPDLLYGIRVYLKYLYPFIVLLFAATFVHSKDFIFVAMRWMLAAAFITSVFLGGFMTHIIGFWYFYIGNLFWPISTLADYLAVMAAVSFVMWWRTGEKKYLFLIGWFIISSLLQGVRTGILSIGVMLMVASYLRYKIASFPYLIGAVAIGITMILFVPQLKEKMFFDPEKVQTIDDITGAFEENNLNTNLRTYMWEDLMHRFHDEHEWLGSGLGSVQHYMYENFVFGGLHVPHSDYVQMMCDSGNVGLILYLFFPLMMYFYTIRYVHKKPASALNASAILAFLAYAAVLPAMAFDNIVNYSFASHSYPFIFAGIFLAYRRIEKRQQRIQGV, encoded by the coding sequence ATGTTTGCTGCGATCAACCTACTAGTTTTTGTTTTTTTGACGGGATATGCTTTTTTACTCCTGATCTCTAAACCTTCATATGTCAAGCTTTCTAAAACAGAAAGAGTTTTACTTACTGGTCGTGAAAAGTTCTTGCTGCTTACACTTGTTACTGGTATGGTAATGGTCGGATCTTTTTCCTCGCTTAGACTTATGATATGGCTTTCATTCATGATGTTTGCATTTGTTATTTACCGTAAATCACCACATTTTAATAGTTTGACGATAATTTACATCATATTTTTGATATGGTTGGGTATTACGATGGTCTGGTCTCCAGATCTTCTCTATGGTATACGCGTCTACCTGAAGTACCTATATCCTTTTATCGTCTTATTGTTTGCAGCAACTTTTGTACATTCAAAAGATTTTATTTTTGTGGCTATGCGCTGGATGCTGGCAGCTGCATTTATTACTTCGGTTTTCCTTGGCGGTTTTATGACACATATTATAGGCTTCTGGTATTTTTACATTGGAAACCTTTTTTGGCCTATTTCAACATTAGCTGATTATCTTGCTGTCATGGCGGCAGTATCATTTGTGATGTGGTGGAGGACGGGTGAAAAGAAATATCTTTTTCTTATTGGATGGTTTATCATATCCTCACTTTTACAAGGAGTGAGAACGGGGATATTGTCTATAGGTGTTATGTTGATGGTTGCAAGTTATTTACGTTATAAAATAGCTTCTTTTCCTTATCTTATCGGGGCTGTAGCTATTGGAATTACAATGATTCTTTTTGTCCCGCAACTCAAAGAGAAAATGTTCTTTGATCCAGAAAAAGTGCAGACGATAGATGACATTACTGGTGCATTTGAAGAAAACAATTTAAATACAAACTTAAGGACTTATATGTGGGAAGATCTTATGCATCGTTTTCATGATGAGCATGAGTGGCTAGGCTCTGGATTGGGGAGTGTACAGCATTATATGTATGAAAATTTCGTCTTTGGTGGTTTACATGTTCCTCATAGTGATTATGTACAAATGATGTGTGATAGTGGAAATGTTGGACTTATCCTTTATTTGTTCTTCCCTTTAATGATGTATTTTTATACCATCAGGTATGTACATAAAAAACCTGCTTCAGCCTTAAACGCCAGTGCTATTTTGGCATTTCTGGCATATGCAGCAGTTCTTCCTGCTATGGCGTTTGATAATATCGTAAACTATTCTTTTGCATCACATTCATATCCTTTTATATTTGCAGGAATCTTTTTAGCTTATCGGCGCATAGAAAAACGACAGCAAAGGATCCAAGGTGTTTAG
- a CDS encoding glycosyltransferase family 2 protein yields MGIKQFIHRMSVHGVLRPIAKPIHSGLTLIAFMCERLLDGLFTAKEDQAFLNEDLTAVIKTFERPEILHRLIKSLRHFYPEMKVIVVDDSFKPTKLEGVETIIMPYDSGVSAGRQEALKHIQTPYMMLLDDDFVFYRHTRVIPVLEKLQKLPEVDIIGGEVIYLPFYRKIDYTKAAIHPTNAIPLRAPGTQIGGMTAYDKVANFYIARTDSIRKVGWDLQIKRLDHADFFTRAKGVLLTVFDPDFKVLHARTPFDREYMSKRLDVHEDRLLLKDKYYFNG; encoded by the coding sequence ATGGGCATTAAGCAGTTTATACATCGTATGAGTGTTCATGGGGTGTTACGGCCTATCGCCAAACCGATACATAGTGGACTGACTTTGATAGCATTCATGTGTGAGCGTTTGTTGGATGGACTATTCACGGCGAAGGAAGATCAGGCATTTCTCAATGAAGACTTAACGGCTGTCATCAAGACCTTTGAGCGTCCGGAGATCTTGCACAGGCTCATCAAAAGTCTGCGTCATTTTTATCCGGAGATGAAGGTCATCGTAGTCGATGATAGTTTCAAACCAACCAAACTTGAGGGAGTTGAGACAATTATTATGCCTTATGACAGTGGAGTCTCTGCCGGACGCCAGGAAGCGCTAAAGCACATCCAAACTCCTTACATGATGCTGCTGGATGATGACTTTGTCTTTTATCGCCATACCCGTGTTATACCGGTACTTGAGAAGTTGCAGAAGCTACCCGAGGTTGATATCATTGGAGGTGAAGTGATCTATCTCCCTTTTTATCGTAAGATCGACTATACCAAAGCTGCTATCCATCCAACTAATGCTATTCCACTTAGGGCACCGGGTACACAGATCGGTGGTATGACGGCATATGACAAAGTGGCGAACTTTTACATTGCCAGAACAGATAGTATACGAAAGGTCGGATGGGATCTGCAGATAAAGCGGTTAGATCATGCTGATTTTTTTACCCGTGCAAAAGGGGTATTGCTGACAGTTTTTGATCCCGACTTCAAAGTGTTACATGCCAGAACGCCGTTCGACCGGGAGTATATGAGCAAACGTTTGGATGTCCATGAGGACAGGTTGCTTCTTAAGGATAAGTATTACTTTAACGGCTAA
- a CDS encoding glycosyltransferase family 2 protein, translating into MVIPLYNKEHYVARAIQSVFDQTFQDFEIIIVDDGSTDRSMEAVKNFDDPRIHLISQKNAGVSAARNKGISEAQYTLISFLDADDYWEKDFLATMWRLYEKYENCSVFAVNYRILLNNGTMQTPIINGLPEDFREGVLNDYFQIAAKSDPIICSISFAVKKNAIEAIDGFPLSIRAGEDLLTWAKLAAHFDIAYSLEPKAVFSREEASPDAMPRIPDTHDKVGEGLRALLLSGNTNRISGLKEYIAYWHKIRVAIFLRLGMQKEARKEFYKMSEFAHKDLKYFVYALLVFSPNWMSKGLEAFVSWVNIYRRKYLSNGNGGNL; encoded by the coding sequence GTGGTTATACCACTTTATAATAAAGAACACTATGTTGCTCGTGCAATACAGTCTGTTTTTGATCAGACATTTCAAGATTTTGAAATTATTATTGTGGATGATGGTTCTACGGATAGAAGTATGGAAGCAGTAAAAAATTTTGATGATCCACGTATCCATTTGATATCTCAAAAAAATGCGGGTGTTTCTGCAGCAAGAAACAAAGGAATTTCGGAAGCACAATATACTTTGATCTCTTTTTTGGATGCTGATGATTATTGGGAGAAAGATTTTCTGGCAACAATGTGGAGATTATATGAAAAATATGAAAATTGTTCTGTCTTTGCTGTCAATTACAGGATACTGTTAAATAATGGCACAATGCAGACGCCTATTATCAATGGTTTGCCCGAAGATTTTCGAGAAGGTGTCTTGAATGATTACTTTCAAATAGCTGCGAAATCAGACCCTATAATATGTTCAATATCTTTTGCCGTAAAGAAAAATGCAATAGAAGCAATAGATGGTTTTCCTTTAAGCATACGGGCAGGAGAAGACCTATTGACTTGGGCCAAGCTTGCTGCTCATTTCGATATTGCTTACTCATTAGAACCCAAAGCAGTTTTTAGTAGAGAGGAAGCAAGTCCAGATGCTATGCCCAGAATTCCAGATACTCATGACAAAGTTGGTGAAGGCTTGAGAGCATTACTTTTAAGTGGCAATACAAATAGAATCAGTGGGCTTAAAGAGTATATAGCTTATTGGCATAAGATTAGAGTGGCAATTTTTCTTCGTTTGGGAATGCAAAAAGAGGCAAGAAAAGAATTTTACAAAATGTCCGAGTTTGCACACAAGGATTTGAAGTATTTTGTATATGCATTACTTGTCTTTTCTCCAAACTGGATGAGTAAAGGACTGGAAGCCTTTGTTTCTTGGGTGAATATATATCGTAGAAAGTATCTATCAAATGGAAACGGCGGTAATTTATAA
- a CDS encoding glycosyltransferase family 4 protein, which produces MQKPKLLCILHLSPPSHGAAKVGDFIFESEALKENFECRFIPIRSSESIGDIGKINPKKFWLVAVLFFRIFWALIVFRPEKIYFTASIRSVAFYRDLIISLLWKMYRLFRRCEVYYHYHTKGIDTFVSVSPRNLQLTRFFLKGVNLILLSPLLEKDVRKVQTYQSVYFLPNGIEDPLGNEDFSVYISEKYAQVEPMEVLYLAHMMKDKGYDEVLELARQTKGENIHYHFAGSWRSSDDEVDFEAFVHEHGLEESVTYHGFVSGGQKAALFKKAHLLVYPSKNDAFPLTLLEALAYGVPVIATPEGSIPYILDEKCGILLQESTELYKTLQLAKTKLMNEESARYCRKRFEDQFTLKQFESNLVQILKKEENA; this is translated from the coding sequence ATGCAAAAACCAAAATTACTTTGTATCCTCCATCTCTCACCTCCTTCTCACGGTGCAGCAAAAGTTGGAGATTTCATTTTTGAAAGTGAAGCACTTAAAGAAAATTTCGAGTGTCGATTTATTCCTATCCGATCTTCGGAGAGCATTGGAGATATCGGTAAGATAAATCCGAAGAAATTTTGGCTCGTTGCTGTGCTGTTTTTCAGAATATTTTGGGCCCTGATCGTTTTTCGTCCTGAAAAGATATATTTTACTGCTTCCATCAGAAGTGTGGCGTTTTACCGTGATCTTATTATTTCACTATTATGGAAAATGTATAGGCTTTTTAGAAGATGCGAGGTTTACTACCACTACCATACCAAGGGTATCGATACGTTTGTATCAGTTTCACCACGTAATCTGCAGTTAACTCGTTTTTTTCTCAAAGGAGTCAACCTGATATTACTCAGTCCGCTGCTGGAAAAAGATGTACGTAAGGTACAGACTTATCAATCTGTATATTTTTTGCCAAATGGTATAGAAGACCCTTTAGGTAATGAAGACTTCTCAGTATATATATCCGAAAAGTATGCACAAGTAGAACCAATGGAAGTGCTATACTTGGCACATATGATGAAGGATAAGGGATATGATGAGGTTCTTGAACTTGCCAGACAGACCAAAGGCGAAAATATTCATTATCACTTTGCCGGGAGCTGGCGGAGCAGTGATGATGAAGTCGATTTTGAAGCTTTTGTCCATGAACATGGGCTAGAAGAAAGTGTGACTTATCATGGTTTTGTCAGCGGTGGGCAAAAAGCAGCACTTTTCAAAAAGGCTCATTTGCTGGTATATCCTAGTAAAAACGATGCATTCCCACTGACACTGTTAGAAGCATTGGCTTATGGTGTACCTGTGATTGCTACTCCAGAAGGATCCATCCCTTACATACTGGATGAAAAGTGTGGGATCCTCCTTCAAGAGAGCACAGAGTTGTACAAAACATTGCAACTGGCTAAAACAAAGTTAATGAATGAAGAAAGTGCAAGGTATTGCCGAAAACGCTTTGAAGATCAATTCACATTGAAGCAGTTTGAATCAAATCTTGTACAGATTTTGAAGAAGGAAGAGAATGCTTAA
- a CDS encoding WecB/TagA/CpsF family glycosyltransferase translates to MLKNMKIMGYDVFVDTLETIKVDTDKKMVVNTINPHSYVTAKSDSLFEEALRDSDLLLPDGSGIVLAASQVNKKQIKKIAGYDLHMHLIEELEKVGGSVFYMGASQKTVDAIHERVAKEYPNVRVGSYSPPFKPEFSQEDNETIISKVNAFNPDVLFIGMTAPKQEKWLHAHKKKLNYKIASSIGAVFDFYAGTVNRPSQFWIDMHLEWLPRLLKEPKRLWKRNFVSTPLFLWDMLLYKLGIMGK, encoded by the coding sequence ATGCTTAAAAATATGAAGATCATGGGATATGATGTGTTTGTCGATACATTGGAGACAATCAAAGTTGACACTGATAAAAAAATGGTTGTCAATACAATCAACCCACACTCCTATGTGACGGCAAAGTCAGATTCACTATTTGAAGAAGCATTGCGAGATTCGGATCTGCTGCTGCCTGATGGCAGCGGTATAGTTCTAGCTGCCAGTCAAGTGAACAAGAAGCAGATCAAGAAGATCGCGGGTTATGATCTGCATATGCATCTGATTGAAGAGCTGGAAAAAGTAGGGGGAAGTGTCTTTTATATGGGGGCATCTCAGAAAACAGTTGATGCGATTCATGAAAGGGTTGCAAAAGAGTATCCAAATGTCAGGGTAGGAAGCTACTCTCCGCCTTTTAAACCTGAGTTCTCACAAGAGGATAATGAGACGATCATTTCAAAGGTGAATGCCTTCAACCCGGATGTACTCTTTATCGGGATGACGGCACCAAAACAGGAGAAGTGGCTGCATGCACATAAAAAGAAGTTGAATTACAAGATCGCTTCTTCAATCGGTGCTGTATTTGACTTCTATGCGGGGACGGTCAACAGGCCGTCTCAATTCTGGATCGATATGCACCTGGAGTGGTTACCAAGGTTGCTAAAAGAGCCGAAGCGACTATGGAAAAGGAACTTTGTCTCAACCCCGCTTTTTTTATGGGATATGCTGTTGTACAAGCTTGGTATAATGGGTAAATAG